ACTTGTCTCTGTTTCGCCAGACTGGTGGACAACTTTCAACATGAAGAGGTTTATACTTCAAATTCTTTTGAAGACGTAACACCATTTttgctctctctgtgtttgcccCTTCTGTATTATCTCCTCCATTTCCCCTACAACTCCCCCGCtaatgtgtctgtgtctgtcaacAGAACCTGCTGCAGGAGGTTGCATCACGGGACCTGTTGACCAACATTCAACAGCTGCTGGTAGTGACCCCTCCTGTGCTCAGCTCGGGGATGTTTATCATGGTTGTGCGCATGTTTTCCCTTATGTGCTCTAACTGCCCCTGCCTGGCAGTCCAGCTAATGAAACAGAGTGAGTAACCCACACATACTAATACCCAGTGGGAGACACCCTCACCTATTACTTGCTCCATCTGTCATTACTGTTTTGCCAATGTATATATATTCAATGGTGGTCAATTCAGTGGTGTTGTACTGTTTGTCAACTTCAACTTGCATCTCATTGAATGCCTCCATAATTTGCTTTGATAGACTTTTAGCAGTGGTGAAGGAATATTGTGTGTTGAAGATGCTGATGATAAATTCTCTTTTTGTCACCTTTTCTAAACAGACATCGCAGAAACTCTGCGTTTCCTCTTGTGTGGTGCATCAAACGGCAGCTGCCAGGAGCAAATTGAACTGGTACCTCGGAGCCCCCAGGAGCTCTATGAACTGACCTCCCTCATATGgtaatatatattttacctGCCTCtgttcagtgttgtgtgtgttatgaTAACGCTGGGaaagatgagaagaaaaatggtGATTTGGGGGTCCTAGTCCTGTAAAATATGCTACCAGTATGAGAAAATTCAAGATCAACTTATGACAAGACTTGGTAGCCTGTAAGACTCTTAGTCTTAAGTACAGAAACTTAAGAACAGTGCCACCAATGTTACTCCTGCTTCTCCCACACCTTGAAGCACAGATACAATTGTTTTGCCAATGATAGTTGTCATCTGACTTCTTACATAAAAATCTAACTAATTTGACTTGATGACTGTATAGGTAAATACGGGGTAAACAGAACTGTGTAGTTTACTAaacctgctcttcttcttgcAGTGAGCTGATGCCCTGCCTGCCTAGAGAGGGCATCTTTGCAGTTGATGTAATGCTGAAGAAGGGCAGTGCCCAGACGACAGAGGGAGCCATCTGGCAGTGGAGGGATGACCGGGGACTCTGGCATCCTTACAACCGCATTGACAGCCGCATCATTGAGgtataaaaatgtgtcagagGTGACTTTGTCACCCACTTTCTGTATGTCTGAAACCTCTAAATTTATGATGAGATTTTCATTGTGGGACGTTGTATCACAAGACAGAATTTATGCTGGTCAATCATTCTGGACCTCTGCTACATTACAAGAGAACTATTTGAAGGATCAATAATGGGTtgaatcttttaaaatgttgcattacattacataattCAGTCTAGTAGCAGTGTCAGCATTtgtcagtacatttactcacacaATAATTGGAGCATATCCACATATGATACTGACATTAGGGGTGTATTTGATTACCTTGCCCTGCAGACAGCCCACCAGAATGGGGAGGATGAGATCAGTTTGTCAACCTTGGGCCGTGTGTACACAATTGACTTCAACTCTATGCAGCAGATCAATgaagacacaggaacagcaCGCGGTATCCAGAGGAAACCGAATCCTCTTGCCAACCCCAATACAGGTAATACAGGTCCTGGCAAATGACGTAAAAGTACAGTATAAAAGAGGAATTGTTGAAGTGTGTTTAAGGAAATAAACCTGACCTGTTCACTGCCTTCCTCCAGGGAGTCATCAGGAGGTTCGTCGAGAAGATGCACGAGCCCAGTTGATGAAGGAGGACCCTGAGCTGGCAAAGTGCTTTATCAAAACTCTGTTTGGGGTCTTGTATGAGGTGTACAGCTCATCAGCTGGCCCTGCTGTCAGACACAAGTGCCTTAGAGCCATCCTCAGGATCATCTACTTTGCTGATGCAGAGCTGCTGAAGGATGTGCTGAGGAACCATGCTGTGTCCAGGTAAGACTGCCCGGACTTTGTTAACATTGACACTAAAGCTGGTTCTGATGACCGTCTTTAAGGAGCttaatattaaaacaacaacaacaaaacctgGATCTCAGAGACGCCAGGTAGCTGGTGACTTTCCTTGAGTTGCATGTAAATTGActtttttgtatgtttatttctacagtcACATTGCCTCCATGCTATCCAGCCAGGACCTGAAGATTGTAGTGGGTTCTCTGCAGATGGCTGAGATCCTCATGCAGAAACTGCCTGATGTCTTCAGTGTCTACTTCAGAAGAGAAGGTAGTGTATAACCCCATGGAAAACTCGTGCATCAAGTCTGGTTTTCTGCAGtttgtaaacatttattttatttggcagtaaaatgtgtttctgtcagtaTTCCTTTACATTGATCCACAGTCCTCAGCCAGATCCAAGTGACTCTTTCCTAACTGGCAAGAAGCTGCAGTGTATTGCTGCTATATTTAAGGCTTTAGGCAGTTTGTAATGCACGTCTTTCTCCTTTCCCTTCAAGGTGTGATGCACCAGGTGAAGAACCTCTCTGAATCTGAGAGCTTTCTTGTCACTAGTCCCCCGAAGGCTTGCCCCAGTGGTACTGCCAGTTTGTGCACTACCACCATCAGCACTGCATCCACCACATCTGCTAATAATGCAACTCCTGACCTGGGCTCACCCAGCTTCCAGCACAGCATGGATGACTCTCTGGACCTCAGCCCACAGGGGTGAGTATTTGGCCATGTGTGGCTTTGGTTTGGCTGTTTacaagtgttgtaaaaatacatttttgcacaGATCCAAATTCTGGGTCATACTGGAAAATAAGCTCATGAACACAAATTGCATCCTGTGCTGAACCAACCAAGAACAGCTGGAGCTAATATGTTGCCTGACGACTAGCTCAACAAATTCTActtgaaactgaaaatataagCACATTAGACAATAGTAGTGTGTTCATTCAGTAATTGACATATGCTTCCATTTGTTGATGTATTTTAATATATGCgtgtttatttcatattttctccCCCACCAAGGCGATTAAGCGATGTCCTAAAAAGGAAACGGCTACCTAAAAGAGGGCCCAGAAGGCCCAAATACTCTCCTCCAAGAGATGATGATAAAGTAGACAATCAGGGTAAGTTAAAGTGTTACAgtcaatgtttgtgtgtgatgtttaaagATCCCCACTAGACATATTGACACAAGAATGTATCAAAATAGTGTCAACTTTAATCCAAACACATCTCAAAGgagtttatgtttatgttttacatgcatgttttgtatattttgtatcaCTGAGCTAGTCTAACAGTTGCATTAGCAATGTGTGATGAACCTTTGAAATTTTAGCACTGGCAGGTTAATCAATGGTTCCTTTAACAACGTTTGAGTCGTCATGAAATGTGATGGCATTCTTAGCCCATTGATAACCCTCCTAATGCATCTTGGTGTTTCTTTACAGCCAAGAGCCCTACCAGTACTCAGTCACCCAAATCGTCCTTCTTGGCCAGTCTTAATCCCAAGACCTGGGGCAAGCTTGGTGCCCAGACCAACAATGCCAACTCAGAGCCCTCACGTACAGCGGGGGTGAGTGGCCTGGCAAGGGCACCTCCCAAGGACTCAATTTCAAACAACAGGTACGATAACCAGAGTTAATGAAGAAAGTTTcctgttttctgctgctgtgttagTCAAGTCATGCTTGGTTTCTCGTGTTGATGCAGAGAAACAGTCACTGGCTATGTGGACTACGGTTTGTaatcagttttatgtttttcattcttttgtaGAGACAAAATAAAGGCCTGGATCAAAGAACAGGCAAGTAAGTTTGTGGAGCGCTACTTCAACTCTGAAAATGTGGATGGCAGCAACCCTGCACTGAATGTACTCCAGAGACTTTGCACAGCCACAGAGCAGCTCAACCTGCAGGTAAGAGATACATTATTGAACAGTGAGAATAAGATCAAGTCTTTACCAACACATTAAACcacatgtatttgtattttagaGCTTGTCTGAATGGCTGAACTTTCCTGATTATGTATGTTCCTGTTTCCCAGGTGGACGGTGGTATGGAGTGCCTGGTGGAGATCTCCAGTATTGTATCAGAATCTGATGTGTCGTCGTTTGAGATCCAGCACAGTGGGCTGGTGAAGCAGCTCCTGGTCTACCTGACCTCCAACACAGACAGGGACTTGCTCAGCCGTGATGTGCGGCTCAAGAGGTTCCTCCATGTGTTCTCTGGTTGTCCGGTGAGAAACTAGAACATGTTATTTTACTGtctctaatttaaaaaaaaaaagtttttaaccTCCAATTTGGTTTGCAGGTTCCAGGAATGGAGCCGGTAGGTCGTTTGGACCCATCAGAGAATGGGCCGTACCTGGCACTGGTGCACAAAATGAACAGCTGCCTGAGCCAAATGGAGCAGTTCCCAGTCAAAGTGCATGATTTCCCCAGTGGCAACGGCAACGGCAgcaggtctgtgtgtttattatttatggcttATTCAGAATGACTTCATGTTATATTACAGTTTTATTGTTTggtatgtatttttaaaattgtgattttaatGCATCTCTCCAGGGGCTCTCAGGCACTGAAGTTCTTCAACACACATCAGCTCAAGTGTCAGCTGCAGAGACACCCAGATTGCACTAATGTTAAACAGTGGAAAGGCGGCCCTGTGAAGATAGACCCCCTGGCCCTGGTGCAGGCCATTGAGAGATATCTTGTTGTCAGAGGTGAGTAACTGTTTAATTAGAATTAGAGAGGTGATGCCACCCATTTAAGTTCTCCTCAGGCACTTGCTGTTCCTCCACATTGTCCAAATGCCAAAAGTTGTCCCTTTAACTGTCCTTAAGAGGGATTATTCTGTCTTTCTTCAGTTGGCCTCATGACTTCACATCTGTTCTCCACAGGGTACGGCCGAATcagagaagaggatgaagacagTGATGACGACGGTTCAGATGATGAAATCGATGAATCACTGGTACGTGATACCCTTCATACCAGATGAGGCTCATCTTTTAATCTCTGCACACTTAATCCTGtgttgatgtgtatttataGCAAGCATCACTATCAGTAGTATCAATAAACTGCATATGTAATACCAATATGTCATTTGTTTCTTACTCAGGCGGCGCAGTTCCTGAATTCTGGCAGTGTGCGTCACAGACTACAGTTCTACATCGGTGACCACCTGCTACCATACAACATGACAGTATACCAGGCTGTACGGCAGTACAGTCTTCAGGCGGAAGAAGAAAGGGAGTCGACGGATGATGAGGCAAACCCACTGGGGCGAGCTGGCATCTGGACCAAAACGCACACAATATGGTaaaattcttcttttaaatgaaaaactctcgactgttcttttttttcttacaggGGAGATCTTGTGCctcttaatttgttttctttttcatcttgaAACCTTCTTAATCTTCACAGACATTTTTGAAACAAAAGAGCAATGTTttttggatttgtttgtttgaatttcaTCAACCAGTCCTTGAAAAAGTTCCCATCATTTAACCAAGTGGTGCCAGCCATGCAGATTTATTTGCCATATGTCATGCACTATTTGGATTGCAAATGACTTGAATGCGTCATGAGTCTCGTCACAAAAGTAAAGAGTTGACAGGAGGCAGTTTCTGATGTAACAGCTGACGTTGACGTTCATCAAAACATACAGAGACAAACTGTCATATCTTGTTTCCTGACAGGTATAAGCCTGTGAGAGAGGACGAGGACGGCAGCAAAGATGCTGTGGGTGGAAAGAGGGGCCGAGCACAGACTGCTCCCACTAAAACCTCACCTCGCAACGCCAAGAAGCAGGATGAGCTGTGGCATGGTGAGAATCTTAAACATCTCATAGTGATGTGTTGCTCAAATTATGTTCAATATTGCAAACTATATCTCAAACAATAAAGCTGCTGGCTGGTCCAGTGCAGATTTAGGCAAAACAAGCTCCATCTGCTTATTGCCTTTTAATTAGTTCAGTACATAGATGGGTGTACAGAGTGTTTATATTGCACAACTTCTAGTTGTCTGTTTGTCACAAGTCAGAATCTGCACAGTCAACTTCATAACGACTGTTGATTCCCATCACTTCCAGATGGTGTGTGTCCCAGTGTCATCAATCCCTTAGAGACATACCTCACTTCGGAGCCACCAGAGACCATAACCTTTGATGACCCCTCACTAGAGGTCAACTTGCTGCTGAGGGTCCTGCACTCCATCAGTAGATACTGGTTCTACTTGTATGAAGTAAGTCTATTTTTTGAACAATTACTACAGGATGGAATCAACTTAAGTCAGTTAGTTATCTCACAAAGAATTAGTTTGTATTTCATAATTTAGTTGAGTATTTAACAGGATTTAACACTTATCAGATCCCAAAGCTGTGATAGATACAGATacaataacatttaaaatattctcTTGGCTTTCTCTAAACGTGTTGTCCCAGGCCTGCTGGCAATCAGTGTTGTTCATAGtttgatgaatattttgtttgttttgcagaatGCTGTGTGTAAGGAAATCATGCCTACCAGTGAGTTCATTAACAGTAAGCTGACAGCCAAAGCTAACCGTCAGCTACAAGACCCACTGGTCATCATGACGGGGAACATCCCTACTTGGCTCATTGAGCTCGGAAAGACCTGGTAAGTGTTTCATTTAGACCAATTGGAGGCGTTCATGTTTGGCCAATATGACCTGGTTCTCACTTtgccctctctgtctttccagCCCCTTCTTCTTCCCCTTTGACACCCGGCAGATGTTATTCTACGTAACTGCCTTTGATCGTGACAGAGCCATGCAGCGCCTACTGGACACAAACCCTGAGATCAACCAATCAGATTCTCAGGACAGCAGAGTTGCACCACGTCTAGACAGAAAGAAGGTACAAGATGTTGCCATGTTAAACCTTTTGACTCTTTTTGTGTTACATGTGATGAAATCCACACAATCATCAACTTTCATTGTATCTGAATGGAGTTTCAATTGAGTCTTGGCTCTTaccatttttctgttttgaaataTCGTAAATAACCTCATGTCTGTCCTCCCTTGTCTCGTGTTTTCAGAGGACGATAAACCGCGATGAGCTGTTAAAACAGGCCGAGTCTGTGATGCAGGACCTAGGCAGCTCCAGGGCAATGTTGGAGATCCAGTATGAGAATGAGGTATTTGTATTATAAGTTATggtcaataaataaaatggtcTTAATTCATCTTTTGGGAGAGGCGATTCTAAATGATTCTCTTAAAACTCTCTCAGGTTGGCACAGGGCTCGGCCCCACTCTGGAGTTCTACGCTCTGGTGTCTCAGGAGCTCCAGCGAGCCGATCTCGGCCTGTGGAGGGGCGAAGAGGTCACACTCGCCAATCCTAAAGGTATCGTGGTTGGCTCTCGTGGAGAGATATGATGCCATGTTGGCTTGTATTTCATTTAAGAATGTACTACTGAGGTGTCCTCTGTCCGAAACTGAGCACATGTTTTTGGAGTGGCAGGTATTTCCTCACTGATGGGCTCGTGATCAACATTTTACTTCTTCTAAATATGACCGCACTGAACGTAGATACAAAGTGTGAAGTTGAAGAATGACTTTTTCTGACCACACTTGTATCTTTGCTCTAACAGGAAGCCAAGAGGGAACTAAGTACATGTTCAGCACCAGAGGTCTGTTTGCTGTTCCCTTTGGCAGGACGACCAAACCAGCACACATagccaaaatcaaaatgaagtTCCGTTTCTTAGGAAAGCTAATGGCCAAAGCCATTATGGACTTCAGACTGGTAACTGCTTCCATTTTCACTTCTATTTCTCTTAATAGACTATTGCTTTCTACTGAGTTTTGACATTTAAGACTGCTCTTCTTTAGTAATTGAGTCTTTTTAGAAACATTGAGGCTATAATCTCTTTTTTATACCATAAAACTGAAGTAGCTCTCAGGTATAATCAATATAATCTGTTGAAGACATCTTTTGAAATGTTGGAGTTttgaaaacaacactttttaatgtatttatgttgtcaaatgtctttattttctatttcctCCTGCTCCCATTCTCCAGCTGGACCTGCCTCTGGGGCTGCCATTTTATAAGTGGATGCTACGGCATGAGATGTCTATAAGTTCCCATGACCTGGTGAACATTGATCCCAGCGTGGCCAAGTCCATCCAGCACTTGGAGGATATTATACGTCAGAAGAAGAGGCTGGAACAGGACCGATCACAGGTAAAGTACAACACAGAGGACGTCTGTGAAGACCTCAACAcatcacaaaaaatataatCTGGTCATAACACTAGTCTTGGCCTTGCCCACCTCCTGGTACCCATAGTGTTTATGATAGATAACCCATTTCAGTTGTACATTCACCTGCAAAGCAAGTCTCCTTCACTACTGTTCCTCTCTTAATGAATccgtttgtgtctgtttgtgtgcaccAGACGAGGGAGACCCTACAGCAGGCACTGGAGAGCCTGAACATGAACGGCTGCTCAGTGGAGGACCTGGGTTTGGACTTCACCCTTCCAGGATTCCCGAACATTGAGCTGAAAAAGGGCGGCAAAGACGTCCCAGTCACAATCTACAACCTGGAGGAGTACCTCAGGGTATGGGCTACAGTTGTTCTTGCAACTCTCACTCTGATTAATACTTTTTGTCTGCCTGGATGTTGTTCCTCTCAGAGGTCTGAATCTTTCTTTTCACTCCCTTCAGTTGGTGGTGTACTGGACTCTAAACGAAGGAGTGTCCAGACAATTTGAGTCATTCAGGGAAGGATTCGAGTCAGTCTTCCCGTTGCATCACCTGCAGTATTTCTATCCAGAAGAGGTAAGCACGTTcgatgtttttattattctcaGTCAGTCGTGGCCGGTGTTGGTCTTTATTTACTGATTCATATGTGTTTGTtagttttattgtctttatgtgtatgtatgaattTTTAGCATAAGAAATATTACCAGTGccccttctttcttttctttaattgttTATTGTCCTTCCTCTCCTGCCACAGCTTGACCAGTTGCTGTGTGGCAGTAAATCTGAGACATGGGACGTCAAGACGCTGATGGAGTGCTGTCGACCGGACCACGGCTACACACATGACAGGTGAAGACCGTCAATCCTACGACCCCTTGCACATTTTTGAATAGGAGGGAGCTGCCTCATTCAAGTCACACAAGCCACAGTCTTGTAGCTTCTGCCAAGAGAGTTTATATTGAGGCATCAAAAACTCCATTTTAGTGTAgagcacctttttaaaatatggtTCTAGGCTACTTTTTTTCTTACTCAATACATAACACACAGTAGATATAACTAAACTTTCATCTCAGGACACAcgtttgatgtgtatttctcacACGTATTTTTGCAGCCGTGCCGTGCGGTTCCTGTTTGAGGTGTTGAGCAGCTTCGACGCTGAGCAGCAGAGACTCTTTCTGCAGTTTGTCACAGGGAGCCCCAGACTGCCTGTTGGAGGTGAGTCACTTTTCTCTGGCCTTTACAaaaattagatatttttatcaAGCTTGTatgaatgtataaaatgtgaAGCCACGACTGTACCCTCTGTGCCTGACACCTGGTGTTCCACTTGTGTCTAAGGTTTCCGGAGCCTGAATCCCCCTCTGACGATCGTGAGGAAGACTTTCGAGTCGACGGAGAACCCGGACGACTTCCTCCCCTCAGTCATGACCTGCGTCAACTACCTGAAGCTGCCTGACTATTCCAGCATAGAGACCATGCGAGAGAAACTGTTGATTGCGGCTCGCGAGGGCCAGCAGTCATTCCACCTTTCCTGATCTCGCCACATCTCACATTCAAATGCCTTCTACAGCGACTGATGAAATCATGACTTCCTTCTTAGTTTTTTTGTAATCACATACATCAAGGCTACGTGTACAGCCTTCTTGTTAGAGAAAGCAGCTTGCAGAAAAATTAAgactttaaatatatatttgctGCCCCTGTCTCtcaaaaaaaaacttaaaaaataaaaaaatggaaaggTGTTCCATGACTCACAGaacttaaaatataaaaaaagagagagtcaAACTTATATCAGTAGTTGagtaatgtttaaaaaaaagatgaaaacatctgggtgacattttaaattgcattgctatgtgatatttaaaaaagggATGTCTCCTCTCCGGAGTGGTGGACAAACGTCACTGGGCGTAGGGGAGGatagggaggggaggggagggcggGGGGGTCCATCGAGCAAGCTAGGTTTACTTTAGCTCCAAAGATCATTTGTACAGACAAATTTGCAGACTTTGCTCATTCTACACATTTGATAGAATAGCTCTTTGTTCTCATGTCTCTTCCCCTCAGTTCGTctgttcacattttgttctgtatTATATTGGCCCCAGTTTGTGTGTTGCATTTTGGTTCGGCCCCCCTCCCCCTGTGTGTCTTTGCTTCAAGTTGTGGAAACGAGAGTTGCAGTTGGTTGAATGCGGGTAGTGATGAGCGcatattatctttttttttttcctccttctacCCAAGTTGAGATTGTGTTCTGGCCTCGTTTATTCTAGAGAGCTTCAGCTCAATTGAAGAGTTGTAACCAATGTGTTGATCAGGTAAATTTGTTTTGCTCTTATTTTGATAGAGTTAGTGTCTTTCTGTTGGGCCCTACCTGATGTGTAGGGTTATCTTGGTAGACCAAGCTCTGAGCAACCCTCAACACATAATGTAGCCGGGCACAAAACTTTGGCTGGTcgcattttattgttttcatggCCAGACAGCATTTCAAGTTCATTTATGGAATAAAGTTTATATGCAGTTTCACACCCAGTTTGAGGTGCGAATGTCtgctttacctttttttttttttttttattttaagattttctATATTGTCTTTATTTCTTGCTGTagttgattattattattttttttttctttgcactgCTGGCTTGGAACAAACCGTGGTGTGCACCTGCAGTCTGTGGCCAGGGGAGGGCGACACTGTATGTTCTCCTGGCCCAATCGTTCATGTGCTGGTTTCTAAGATCTGCAATAATTTACTGCATCAGGTTCATGTTTTTACCtgaacataaataaagtaaCTGTTTGACTCATCTTTGTTAGTTTTATTTACCCATCATTCCTTTGCTTTGCCATGTTGATGTGCTGAACTTGTTGATGTTGAGCAGTTTTCAGTGTGTCCTCTTGGAGCCGATTGCTAGAAGGTTAAAGTTAATTTTTCATAGGGGATCCTGACCCTCTGGTCCTCGAAAGTGGtattttcaaggttttttttttctttagggACCCCTTTTTGAGTCGTTGAGTAAACCTATAACCCCTGAACAAGGGACATATTGTATGAAGGTTTTAGATGTAGTGCAGAGCAACTGATAAACTTAACATTTAATCTAAATAATGAACGCAGTAACAGCAGAAAGTTAATCTAAAACGAGCAATTTGGATGAATTGGAAGCGGCTTATTTTCGGGAACTTCTTCCACATTTATCTGGCTCCATTAtgtgttttaacttttaacaaccaaacacactaaaaaggttttttttttcacaaattagttttttttttctccatggtCAGTGTTCTATAAGCTTTTTGGTCGATTTATCTGCTTACTTCACAAATGCAGAGCGAAGCTGTTTAACAGAGTCCTGACTTAAAATATAGCTTGTGTCCTGTTTTCATTGTGCACTTATCCTCTGAGATTTTAAAAgttcttaaaataaataatctaaACGATTGATTTAGTTTTCACAGAAATGAATGAAGGCTGAGATAAAgacctttttaaattaaaggggcactatatagttttggagaagaacttcaaactcagaattttaatatttacaatattaatgaggtgattatacaaactcagaaatatttattttttccacaattgtataaataagctgttctcagaggaaataatGTCCAGAACACTGAAGGAAGGGTCCGTCtaatatgaacaaagtaaaacagtatgtttTGGCGACATCTAGTGGGGCTCACGATCCCCGGGTTGGAAACTGTTCTCTAT
This is a stretch of genomic DNA from Pagrus major chromosome 2, Pma_NU_1.0. It encodes these proteins:
- the trip12 gene encoding E3 ubiquitin-protein ligase TRIP12 isoform X1 codes for the protein MSNRPNSNPGGSLRRSQRNTAAAQPQDHTVAGRLQSEQVKHKANSPPESRRPNSKASKATASSATGQSRGHSSRRSGLTLSVASFVLQDEPEAAGTSEQERPGHQSKSESTRGLKRSEAPDQISTFGPTPAKKPKSIPQPRDNTSETKKGPAKSKKRSLASEPPASSGRGQSKKSGAAGASPIQKRKKADSLPGLSSTAGSLPNRTEGRTAKPTKLASKSAASAKAGCSNVTDSSSSASTSSSSSTTGTNSATTQGARVKQGKDQTKARRSRSASSPSPRRSTRDKEQAKSASSSKFEWAARFNPKVNLPKPKLSLPGSSKTETSKPGPSGLQAKLASLRKSTKKRSESPPAELPSFRRSTRQKTTGSCASTSRRGSGLGKRGAADARRQEKMADSDNNQDGANSSAARTDEASQGASASSSVAGAVGMTTSGESESDDSEMGRLQALLEARGLPPHLFGPLGPRMSQLFHRTIGSGASSKAQQLLQGLQATGDESQQLQAAIEMCQLLVMGNEETLGGFPVKSVVPALITLLQMEHNFDIMNHASRALTYMMEALPRSSAVVVDAIPVFLEKLQVIQFIDVAEQALTALEMLSRRHSKAILQAGGLADCLLYLEFFSINAQRNALAIAANCCQSITPDEFHFVADSLPLLTQRLTHQDKKSVESTCLCFARLVDNFQHEENLLQEVASRDLLTNIQQLLVVTPPVLSSGMFIMVVRMFSLMCSNCPCLAVQLMKQNIAETLRFLLCGASNGSCQEQIELVPRSPQELYELTSLICELMPCLPREGIFAVDVMLKKGSAQTTEGAIWQWRDDRGLWHPYNRIDSRIIETAHQNGEDEISLSTLGRVYTIDFNSMQQINEDTGTARGIQRKPNPLANPNTGSHQEVRREDARAQLMKEDPELAKCFIKTLFGVLYEVYSSSAGPAVRHKCLRAILRIIYFADAELLKDVLRNHAVSSHIASMLSSQDLKIVVGSLQMAEILMQKLPDVFSVYFRREGVMHQVKNLSESESFLVTSPPKACPSGTASLCTTTISTASTTSANNATPDLGSPSFQHSMDDSLDLSPQGRLSDVLKRKRLPKRGPRRPKYSPPRDDDKVDNQAKSPTSTQSPKSSFLASLNPKTWGKLGAQTNNANSEPSRTAGVSGLARAPPKDSISNNRDKIKAWIKEQASKFVERYFNSENVDGSNPALNVLQRLCTATEQLNLQVDGGMECLVEISSIVSESDVSSFEIQHSGLVKQLLVYLTSNTDRDLLSRDVRLKRFLHVFSGCPVPGMEPVGRLDPSENGPYLALVHKMNSCLSQMEQFPVKVHDFPSGNGNGSRGSQALKFFNTHQLKCQLQRHPDCTNVKQWKGGPVKIDPLALVQAIERYLVVRGYGRIREEDEDSDDDGSDDEIDESLAAQFLNSGSVRHRLQFYIGDHLLPYNMTVYQAVRQYSLQAEEERESTDDEANPLGRAGIWTKTHTIWYKPVREDEDGSKDAVGGKRGRAQTAPTKTSPRNAKKQDELWHDGVCPSVINPLETYLTSEPPETITFDDPSLEVNLLLRVLHSISRYWFYLYENAVCKEIMPTSEFINSKLTAKANRQLQDPLVIMTGNIPTWLIELGKTCPFFFPFDTRQMLFYVTAFDRDRAMQRLLDTNPEINQSDSQDSRVAPRLDRKKRTINRDELLKQAESVMQDLGSSRAMLEIQYENEVGTGLGPTLEFYALVSQELQRADLGLWRGEEVTLANPKGSQEGTKYMFSTRGLFAVPFGRTTKPAHIAKIKMKFRFLGKLMAKAIMDFRLLDLPLGLPFYKWMLRHEMSISSHDLVNIDPSVAKSIQHLEDIIRQKKRLEQDRSQTRETLQQALESLNMNGCSVEDLGLDFTLPGFPNIELKKGGKDVPVTIYNLEEYLRLVVYWTLNEGVSRQFESFREGFESVFPLHHLQYFYPEELDQLLCGSKSETWDVKTLMECCRPDHGYTHDSRAVRFLFEVLSSFDAEQQRLFLQFVTGSPRLPVGGFRSLNPPLTIVRKTFESTENPDDFLPSVMTCVNYLKLPDYSSIETMREKLLIAAREGQQSFHLS